A part of Kryptolebias marmoratus isolate JLee-2015 linkage group LG8, ASM164957v2, whole genome shotgun sequence genomic DNA contains:
- the zgc:101663 gene encoding alpha-1,3-mannosyl-glycoprotein 4-beta-N-acetylglucosaminyltransferase C, translated as MPRFCRRKKNVALAVLLLVTGLYFFGHLDSSIMGPSTSLNGNAKDLSWQMERLISKESWVEQGDFLPLNVSYQQLAGAPSVQQRFLSIGLCSVKRKKGSYLVPTLRSLFSQSSPEERSSMVVVVLLADFDTSWRVETVTEIKMAFASELEQGQLVVIHVPQDWYPPLSGLKRNYNDPSERVTFRSKQNLDYSFLIHYCASLGEYYLQLEDDISSAKNFLTTIRRRIQEQSSKKGTWATLEFSALGYIGKLYKSAHLPLLARFLFLFYQEMPCDWLMSHFREVMTQRETILFKPSLFQHMGTFSSFQGTFNKLKDKYFEEGVYSNPAAEVYSNIPTYQKNYPNLAWEGGEEFFWGRSPDKGSYLTVVFQNPAVVTGILVETGSGGKDLLDSAQVELGHDAVPSGSERSCKEFQSVGSLENGKFEMQNVEKRRSSPSSCLRILVTAAQKDWVIVQKIRITTKSSTS; from the exons ATGCCACGTTTCTGTAGGAGGAAGAAGAACGTGGCTCTGGCCGTGCTGCTGCTCGTCACTGGATTGTACTTCTTTGGTCATCTGGACTCTTCCATAAtg ggcCCATCGACATCGTTGAACGGGAACGCCAAGGACTTGAGTTGGCAGATGGAGCGGCTGATCAGTAAAGAGTCGTGGGTGGAGCAGGGAGATTTCCTGCCTCTCAACGTGTCCTACCAGCAGCTGGCCGGAGCGCCGTCCGTCCAGCAGA GGTTTTTGTCCATCGGCTTGTGCTCGGTGAAGAGGAAGAAGGGCAGCTACCTCGTTCCCACGCTGCGCTCGCTCTTCTCGCAGTCGTCTCCCGAGGAGCGCTCCTCCATGGTGGTCGTGGTCCTCCTCGCAGACTTCGACACCAGCTGGAGAGTGGAGACGGTGACGGAGATAAAAATGGCGTTCGCCTCGGAGCTGGAGCAAGGCCAGCTGGTGGTCATCCACGTTCCTCAGGACTGGTACCCGCCGCTCTCAG GTCTGAAGAGGAACTACAATGATCCTTCTGAACGGGTAACGTTCCGATCCAAGCAGAACCTGGATTACTCCTTCCTGATCCACTACTGCGCCTCTCTGGGGGAGTACTACCTCCAGCTGGAAGACGACATCTCTTCTGCAAAGAACTTCCTGACAACCATCAGGAGACGAATCCAGGAGCAGAGCTCGAAGAAGGGAACGTGGGCCACGCTGGAGTTCTCTGCCCTCGGCTACATCGGGAAACTCTACAAGTCGGCCCACCTTCCTCTTCTGGCccgcttcctcttcctcttctacCAGGAAATGCCCTGCGACTGGCTGATGAGCCACTTCCGAGAAGTCATGACCCAAAGAGAGACGATCCTCTTCAAACCCTCGTTGTTCCAACACATGGGGACGTTTTCCTCCTTCCAGGGGACGTTCAACAAGTTGAAGGATAAGTATTTTGAGGAGGGGGTCTACTCCAACCCTGCAGCTGAAGTTTACTCCAACATCCCCACCTACCAGAAAAATTACCCCAACCTGGCCTGGGAGGGTGGGGAGGAATTCTTCTGGGGCCGTTCTCCAGACAAAGGAAGTTACCTGACCGTGGTGTTCCAAAACCCCGCCGTGGTGACGGGGATACTGGTGGAAACCGGATCGGGGGGGAAGGACCTCCTGGACTCGGCTCAGGTGGAGCTCGGCCACGACGCGGTCCCCTCAGGGAGCGAGAGGAGCTGTAAAGAGTTCCAGTCAGTGGGAAGTCTGGAAAACGGGAAGTTTGAGATGCAGAACGTGGAGAAACGGCGCAGCTCGCCCTCTTCCTGTCTGAGGATCCTGGTCACGGCGGCGCAGAAGGACTGGGTGATCGTTCAGAAAATCCGCATCACAACAAAGTCCAGTACGTCCTGA
- the cfap126 gene encoding protein Flattop produces MASSFSANQYDSAFRSQRLQNWCEAKHFKERPTARATLTSFVADNKGHLLPGVKKGSAWPDFKGTWDLPTRIPAHHIDPTARSAEGLSRLRSWGFCPQQSAKSQRGGRSVDVGEQTTEDGTDPAPPAEASVGGNQSRRLQTDVSVSAERHIQTSEKDRTSSRTSANQKHSASSPTDGKKSPNGPETEERRPQSNVPVQPGSKGQTGRPKKV; encoded by the exons ATGGCGTCCAGTTTCTCAGCAAATCAG TATGACAGCGCCTTCAGGTCCCAGAGGCTGCAGAACTGGTGTGAAGCTAAGCACTTTAAAGAG agaCCCACTGCGCGGGCGACTCTCACCTCCTTTGTTGCAGATAACAAAGGTCATCTTCTCCCAGGAGTGAAG aaagGCAGCGCCTGGCCAGACTTTAAGGGAACCTGGGATTTACCGACTCGTATCCCAGCTCACCACATCGACCCCACAGCCCGCTCTGCAGAGGGTCTCAGCAGGCTCAGGTCCTGGGGCTTCTGTCCACAACAAAGTGCCAAATCACAGCGAGGCGGCAGGAGTGTCGATGTGGGCGAGCAG ACCACTGAGGACGGCACTGACCCGGCTCCTCCAGCTGAAGCCTCCGTCGGCGGGAACCAGAGCCGTCGCTTGCAGACAGACGTGTCCGTTTCTGCTGAACGACACATTCAGACTTCAGAGAAGGACAGGACGTCGAGCCGGACGTCTGCAAACCAAAAACACTCAGCCTCATCGCCTACAGACGGTAAAAAGTCCCCAAATGGACCTGAGACCGAAGAGAGGAGACCTCAGAGCAACGTCCCCGTCCAGCCGGGCTCAAAGGGACAGACAGGAAGACCCAAGAAGGTTTAA